A stretch of DNA from Anaerolineae bacterium:
GGAGACTCTTCTGCCGCCTGCCGGTGCGTTTGCACTGCTCGCGCTCTGGCTATACAATGGCTATGCTGTACCTCGCAGGTATCCGCAGCATCCGCTCAGGTGTATTCTTAGACGAGGAGAAGCTAGATGAAGAAACTTCTGTCCCTTCTGCTGGTCAGCATCTTTGTGCTGGCTCTGGTGCCAGCCGTCTCCGCGCAGGGCGGCATCGGCACCGCGGATAACCCGATTGAAGTGTATTTCGTGCCGTCCGGTGAAGCGCAGACCATCGTCGAAGGTGGCGAGGTGCTGGCAGCTGCTTTGAAGGAAGCAACCGGCCTTGAGTTCAGGGTGTCCGTACCGACCTCCTATGCCGCCACCGTTGAAGCCATGTGCGCTGCCCCTGACCGCTCGCTGGGCTTCATCCCGGCAGCAGGCTATGTGATCGCCAACAACCGCTGCGGCGTCGAGGTAGCGGCGGCGGCGGTCCGCTTTGGTTGGCCTTACTACTGGGCGCAGTACGTGGTTCGCCGCGACAGCGATATCTACACGCTTGGCGATCTGGCTGGCAAGAGCTGGGGGTACGGCGATCCCGGCTCGACCTCTGGCTACATTGTGCCCTCGGTGGAACTGAAGGCGATGGGCATCACCCCCGGCTCCGAGGTTCAGACCGGCGGCCACAACCAGACCATCCTGGCTGTGTACAACGGCGAAGTGGACTTCGGTACCACCTACTACAGCCCGCCTATCATGCCGGAAGGCCATGCACAGTGGTCTGTCCGCGACCTGCCTGAGCCGTACGATCTGTCCATTGATGAATCGTACATTGGCGATGATGGCGAGCTGTACGTGGGCGATATCCGCATTATGGATGCTCGCCGGGCTGTCCGGGAGACCGCGCCGGATGTGGTCAACCAGGTACGTATCCTGGCCATCAGCGCCCCGATCCCCAACGATACCCTGAGCTTCAGCCCGGACTTCCCGGACGATCTGCGCCAGCAGATTCTGGATGCACTCTTCGCCCTGGCGGAGAACAAAGAAGCCTGGGACGCTACTGCGCTGGCCACCGCTTATAGCTGGACAGGCATCGCCCCCGTGACCGATGATGCGTTCGACTCCGTGCGGCTACAGTTCCAGGTCCTCGGCCTGACGGAAAAGGATGTGTTCGGCGAAGGCTAACCGTTTCCTTTTGGTCAACTGACCATCAACGGTATACTAACGGGCAGCGAGAGTCGTCACTCTCCCTGCCCGTTGTTTTTGCCCGCCCACCCGGATCGCGGGGAAACAGGACGGAGACCCTGATGCTCAAGATCGAACACCTCACCAAAATCTATGACAATGGCGTCCTGGCCCTGGATGACGTCAGCTTTGAGGTGCCGGATGGCCAGTTTGTTGTGATCATCGGCCTGAGCGGTTCCGGCAAGTCCACCCTGCTGCGCTGCATCAATCGCCTCATCGACCCCACCGCCGGGCGCATCCTCTGGAACGACATTGACATCACCGCTGCCACCGACGAAGAACTGCGCCTGATCCGCCGGCGCATCGGCATGATCTTCCAGCAGTTCAACCTGGTCAAGCGTTCTTCCGTCCTGACGAATGTTCTGTCCGGGCGGCTGGGCTACACCAACCCGCTGTGGAGCCTGATCAACTATTTTCCGCGCAGCGAACGGGAGAAGGCCCTGGAAAAACTGGAGCGGGTGGGCATCCGGGAGAAGGCCCACAACCGCGCTGATGAACTGAGCGGTGGCCAGCAGCAGCGTGTCGGGATCGCCCGCGCTTTGATGCAGGAACCAGAGTTGATGCTGGCTGATGAGCCGGTAGCCAGCCTGGACCCGGCTACCTCCCATTCAGTTATGAAGTACCTGGAACTGCTGAACAAGGAAGATGGCCTGACCGTGCTGTGCAGCCTGCACTTTCTCAGCCTGGCGCGGACCTACGCCGACCGGATCATCGCTCTGAAAGAGGGCAAACTGATGTTCGACGGCCTGCCGGAAGATATCGACGATGAACGCTTCAAAGCCATTTATGGCGAAGATGCTGTGCGGGTTGAGATCGCTTAGGGGGAGCTGTGAACAACACTGACCAACCTTCATCCCGGAGCGCCTTGCGCCGCCTGCTGCTCGTTGCGGCGGTCGTGCTGGGCGTCCTGGTCTACGCCTATGGCTGGCGTGTCACCGACATCAGTCTGGAGGAAACCCAGGACCCCATCCGCCAGGATTCCGTAACCCGCGCCCTGCGCGAACTGCTGTCACCCGACATCTTCGATCAGGATCGCGCTTCTGAATTCGTCTATGTCGCCATCGCTCTCGGTTGCCCGGAAGATGGCACGCCCATCGAACAGCCGGCAGCCGAGCCGGGCAAGCCGCAGGTCACGGTCTCGCCGGACTGCGGGCGCGGCGGTGATGTCATCACCGTGCAGGGCACGGGCTTTGCCCCCCATGCGGATGTCTTCCTTCGCTGGATTCCCCCCAGCGGGCAGAGCCGCCCGCTGGTGCGCACGGACGTTGATGACAGCGGCAACTTTGCGACCCGTTTCGAAATCCCGCGCATTCGCGGCAGTCAGGGCGAAACTCACCGCCTGGAAATCGAAGAAAGCTGGCCGGTCAGCCTGCCTTATTTCAGCGCAACCACCAGAACCGTGATCGAAAAGATCATCGAGACCATCTTTCTGGCCCTGATGGCGACCACGATCGCCGTGCCTATCGCGGCGATTCTGAGCTTTCTGGCTGCCCGCAACCTGATGCGCCAGGTTCAACTCCCGCTCGGCAACGTGCTCGTTGGCTTTATACTACTGCCGGTCGGCTGGGTGCTGGGTGTGACGCTACTCTCCCCCGTAGCGACGCTGGGCATGGCCTGGGGCAAAACGCTATGGCTGGGGCTGGTTGGCCCGCTGATCGCCATGGCTGGCTACGCGCTGGTTGATCGCTCGGTGAACAACGTGGAATTGCCGCTGCACAGCCTCGGCTACCATGCCCGGCGGATCGGGATGAATATCCTGCTGCTGGTGATCACGGTGTTCGTGATCGGCGCGCTGGGTGGCCTAGGCATCTGGCTGGGCGAACGGCTGCAGGTTGGCCTGCTGGCCGATCTGGGCAATTTCCTCAGCACGTTGGGACGCCTGATCGAGCTGGTGATCACCCTGATCACCGGCGTCAGCGCGGCCTTCTTCGCCGCTTCAGTGGGGATGGAACTGACCCGCGACGGACTTAAGGTGTTGACCGGAACGCCCAGCCATATCGCCGGCGGGATTCTGGGCGCCATTGGCGGGGCGCTGCTCTTCGCCGGTCTGGCGCTGATCGCCAACATCGCAGCATTGCTGACCCTGCTCCTGCCGTTCATGACCGCCATTCTGGGCATGCAGGTTGTGATCATGATCTTCAACCGGGTGGTCAAGCCGGCAGTCCTGGCGGAAGGCGACGCCAGGCAGACCGCCCGTCTCATCGTTGGCATCGCCGGCGCGGTAATCGCCTTTTTCCTGGCTTACGACTTCCTGGAAACCGGGCGCGGGCTGGTCGATGGACGGCTGCCTTCCAGCCTGACCTGGAATGTGCTGGGCTACCAGGTGCAGTCCATCGTGGCCAAGGCGGCCCTGGTGGGCGGCGTCCTCAGCGGCGTCGGCGGCCTGCTGGCCGGAACACGGGCCATCTTCCCGCTGGGACTGACGATCTACAACGTGACTCGCACTATCCTCAACGCCCTGCGCTCCATCGAGCCGTTGATCATGGGTATTGTCTTCGTGATCTGGGTAGGCGTGGGGCCATTCGCGGGCGTGCTGGCGCTAACCCTGCATGGCATCGCCGCGCTGGGCAAGCTCTACTCCGAGCAAACGGAGAACATCGATCCCGGCCCGCTGGAGGCGATCCAGGCCACCGGCGCCAACCGGCTGCAAACGATCGTCTACGGCGTCGTGCCGCAGATCATCCCGCCTTACATCGCCTTCACCATGTATCGCTGGGACATCAACGTACGCATGTCCACGATCATCGGCTTTGTCGGCGGTGGCGGCATCGGTTTTCTGCTCCAGCAACAGATCAACCTACTGCGCTACCAGGACGCCGGCGTAGCCGTCCTGGCCATCGCTATTGTTGTTTCCGTACTGGACTATGCCAGCGCCACCATCCGCGAGCGCATGGTGTAAGTAGCGCAGTTTCGCAGGTCATTGGAGGTTCGGAGGTTCGGAGGGGCGGCGCGGGCCGCCCCTCTCCTTGGAAGAGGAGCGATCGATGAAGACAATCGGCGTGCTGGGTGGGATGAGCTGGGAATCATCCCTGGAGTACTACCGTCTGCTGAACGAGGGAGTCAAAGCACGGCTGGGCGGTCTGCACTCGGCCTGGATCGTGATGGTGTCGGTGGACTTCGCCGAGGTCGAGGCCATGCAGGCCGCCAACCGCTGGGACGATGCCGCGCGGTTCATGATTGAGGCGGCGCTGCGGGTAGAGTTGGGCGGGGCCGACTTCCTGGTAATCGCTACCAACACCATGCACCGCCTGGCCGACGCCATCCAGGCCGAGATCAGCATCCCGCTGCTGCATATCGCCGACGCCACCGCCGGCCCGATCAAGGCGCAGGGGCTGCGCACAGTAGGCCTGCTGGGCACCCGTTACACGATGGAGGGCGATTTTTACCAGGGGCGGCTGGAAGAGCAACACGGGCTGCGCGTCCTGACGCCGGATACCGCCGGGCGTGAAACCGTCCACCGCATCATCTACAACGAGCTGGTGCTGGGGGATATCCGTCCGGCCTCGCGGGAGGCGTACCGGGCCATCATTGCCGATTTGGTCAAGGCAGGTGCAGAGGGGATCATCCTGGGCTGTACGGAGATCGGCCTGCTGGTCAGACCGGAAGATAGCCCGGTGCCGATCTTTGACACAACCGCCCTGCATGCCGCGGCGGCGGTTGACTGGGCGCTGGAGGATGTCTAGCAGATGCGTGGCAGCAATTCCCCGGCAGGCAGGTCAACCACCCGCGTCGCGCCAATGCCTGTCTTCGCCACCACCAGGCCGGGATGTTCCGCCGTGACCGTCCCGATGCGGGCGGCATCCCTGCCGTAGGGATGGGTGCGCATTGCCTCCAGCACGGCCTCCGCCTGCAGCTCCGGGACGATAGCGACCAGTTTCCCCTCGTTAGCCACATAAAGCGGATCCAGGCCCAGCATCTCACAGGCAGCCTGCACCGTCGGCCTGACCGGCACGCGCGACTCCTCAAAGACGATGCCAACGCTTGAAGCCGCCGCCAGCTCGTTCAGGACGGCGCCCAGCCCGCCACGGGTGGCGTCGCGCAGGCAGTGAATTTCCCGCGTGACCGCCAGCATCGCCTCCACCAGGCCGTTGAGCGGCGCAGTATCGCTCTCCACCGGCGCAAAGAAGTCCAGCCCTTCCCGTACAGACATGATCGTGATCCCGTGATCGCCCATCGTCCCGCTGACCAGCACAGCATCGCCGGGACGGGCGTTGCCGGGGGCGATGTTCACGCC
This window harbors:
- the phnC gene encoding phosphonate ABC transporter ATP-binding protein codes for the protein MLKIEHLTKIYDNGVLALDDVSFEVPDGQFVVIIGLSGSGKSTLLRCINRLIDPTAGRILWNDIDITAATDEELRLIRRRIGMIFQQFNLVKRSSVLTNVLSGRLGYTNPLWSLINYFPRSEREKALEKLERVGIREKAHNRADELSGGQQQRVGIARALMQEPELMLADEPVASLDPATSHSVMKYLELLNKEDGLTVLCSLHFLSLARTYADRIIALKEGKLMFDGLPEDIDDERFKAIYGEDAVRVEIA
- a CDS encoding aspartate/glutamate racemase family protein yields the protein MKTIGVLGGMSWESSLEYYRLLNEGVKARLGGLHSAWIVMVSVDFAEVEAMQAANRWDDAARFMIEAALRVELGGADFLVIATNTMHRLADAIQAEISIPLLHIADATAGPIKAQGLRTVGLLGTRYTMEGDFYQGRLEEQHGLRVLTPDTAGRETVHRIIYNELVLGDIRPASREAYRAIIADLVKAGAEGIILGCTEIGLLVRPEDSPVPIFDTTALHAAAAVDWALEDV
- the hypE gene encoding hydrogenase expression/formation protein HypE encodes the protein MTDKPTLSGWTCPLPLRNYPTIVMGHGSGGRMMSDLIHNLFEPLLGNDLLAQMGDSTVLELPPGGDGAPCRLAFTTDSFVISPLIFPGGDIGELAVYGTVNDLAMSGARPLYLSAGFILEEGLPLGTLGQIVTSFGEACRAAGVQLVAGDTKVVDKGHGDGLFINTSGIGLIPPGVNIAPGNARPGDAVLVSGTMGDHGITIMSVREGLDFFAPVESDTAPLNGLVEAMLAVTREIHCLRDATRGGLGAVLNELAAASSVGIVFEESRVPVRPTVQAACEMLGLDPLYVANEGKLVAIVPELQAEAVLEAMRTHPYGRDAARIGTVTAEHPGLVVAKTGIGATRVVDLPAGELLPRIC
- a CDS encoding ABC transporter permease subunit — encoded protein: MNILLLVITVFVIGALGGLGIWLGERLQVGLLADLGNFLSTLGRLIELVITLITGVSAAFFAASVGMELTRDGLKVLTGTPSHIAGGILGAIGGALLFAGLALIANIAALLTLLLPFMTAILGMQVVIMIFNRVVKPAVLAEGDARQTARLIVGIAGAVIAFFLAYDFLETGRGLVDGRLPSSLTWNVLGYQVQSIVAKAALVGGVLSGVGGLLAGTRAIFPLGLTIYNVTRTILNALRSIEPLIMGIVFVIWVGVGPFAGVLALTLHGIAALGKLYSEQTENIDPGPLEAIQATGANRLQTIVYGVVPQIIPPYIAFTMYRWDINVRMSTIIGFVGGGGIGFLLQQQINLLRYQDAGVAVLAIAIVVSVLDYASATIRERMV